ACAACCCGTGAACTTGCGGCTGTAATTCTTCATAGCAGGTGAGAGGAGGAGTAAAGAGCGCGAGGAGCCGCGGCCGCCGCTCGGCCCCATGATCGAGGAGTACAACCACGGTAAAGAGTTCCCCACCCTGAAAGCTCTACCGGGCCTTCGCTTCAGGAGGAGAGCCGACCCCAGAGAGCCCAGTGAGTCCACCGCTCCACAACCGATCCatcatcatgtgttttttaatctgctttaaaactgatctgtgaagccaaaatattatCTGTTATCTGTCGTCTTTATCcacagagaggtcagaggtcaggttcTGGAGCTGCGGGGTGTCAGGGTCTCGATCAGTGACACTTCAGCAGGGTTAGAGACTCTTCTAAAGAGATCACAGTTTACACATTTAATCAGGGGTGAagctcacacactcacaaccATATAGACGTGCATACGTAGACGCCGCATTGGACGCTGCAGCCCGTTGAGCCGTTACGTCAATGTGGGCGCCATCGACATAAAGTCATCTGGGCAtcaatacggcagcgacgtcgTTGTTAACGGATcgaaatgatgccgaaataactacatgctaatgccgatttgtaaaaagtctgaattcatgttttgtcagctccgtccgcaagacgacattcaaacaacttttaaaacgcttgttttctgaatggagtctggatcaATCAGTGCGCCGGGGGAAAACTTTGGTGTGACTATGAGAGTCTTCAAACTGGGTTTTCCTCAGGATCTCATTCGTACTTTGAATATGTAAATTCAGATGCTTCTATACATTGCAGACAAACACTGATTATGATTAGTAAAACATCCTTgtagatcataaaccctttCATTTgtgatgcaccaataccgatatcagtatcgggtccgatactctgctcatgtactcgcaaaacggcctAGAGCCGGTCGTACCCCcacgcaccgcctcgtatgcaggactccccagcctgccgtgtgtcgctcacaccctccagctggctgttaacaagggtctttagacacagagaagtactcgtatcggtactcggtatcggagagtacccaaatgtaagtacttgtactcggtatcgatgcatccctacctttaatataataacgactCGTTGAAACCGGTTTttgaaatgtagacgttatggtgctttttatccagaaaaaggGGTAGCTCCCATGTtcacttgtatttgtttacGGGCCAGTCTTGccaggtccaatatggcgcccacgttgacgtaaGATCCAGGAGTCGATGCGGCGTCTACTATATACAGTGTCTACGCTCACTACTACATCAGTAGAATCCGATCCAGTTCACACGGAGAGACGTAGTCAGTAGCTAGTTGGAGAGAAGAAGAACGTTATCTAGATCTCTTCTCTGTAGTTTCTATCTTCAGTTTATTGGAAGTCAAACATTTAAAATCATGATTTGAATGTTCTAAAATGTTCTGAGTTTCCCTGACGGTCAGAAAACGTCTTCATGAGTTTGTGTCTGTTGTTTCCAGGTGAGAGAGAGTGGACCTCGCCGCTGACGGAACGGCAGCGCTTAGACGAACACGAGGAGCCAAAGAGCGGCTACGACGCTCCGCGGAGGTACGGCCCAGCCGCCGACTCCAGGAACCAGCAGGGCCCCCCGCTGCCCGGCACCGTGGTCCACAGGAAGTCTCCGAGCCCGGCCGGTCTGGACGCGCCAACGCCTCGGTTTGAGCGTGAGCGCCTGTCGCCCTTACACCAGAAAGACTCGGCAGAGATGAGCCCGATCCCTCGCTTCGAGAGCCCCAACAGCGAGCACTCGGACGACGGGCCCCTCAACCTGGGACCCCCCCCACCTCCGCTTCCCCCCAAATCCATCCTCAAGGCGCCGTCCCGCGTCGGACAGCTGTCCTCCGTCCGACAGCACAGCGAGTCCCCCGGACACACACCTCCGCATGACGGAGGACACCCCCCGCCCCGGTACGACGGGCCCGGACACATGGGCCCCTCCAGACCACAGCCTCCCGGGTGGTACGAAGGCGGCGGCCCCGGGCGCTACGATGACTCGTCCCGGTTTTGAAGGGCCTCACCACCAGGGTCCCGGCAGGTTCGACGGTGGCGTTCCGCCTCATCACAACATGCCAGAGAGGTTTGACGGACCCCACATGTCTCACGGTCCAATGAGAGGCGGAGACGGTATGGGCCGCTTCGACGGTCCACCTCACCCTCAGGGGCCCAGGAGGTTTGATGGTCCTATTGGTCAGCAGCCCCCGGTGAGGTTTGAGGGCCCGGGGCCCGGACCGGGTCATTTTGAGGGCCCTATGCAGCGCTTTGACGCACCGCGGCGCTTTGAGAACAACATGGCTCCCGGTCCCGGATCTGGACCGATGGGCTTCCAGCAGCAGCGGCCCATGCGCTTCGACGGCCCTCCAAACCAGATGGGCCCGATGAGGTTTGACGGTCCGATGCACTTTGAGGCCCCCCGGTCAGCCCGTACCCAGGTTCGACATACCCAACGTGCCCCATCAGGGCGGGCCCCCACTCTACGAGTGTCCCCCCGGCCAGCAGGGCCTGCGGTTCGCTCCCCAACACAACCTGCAGCAGCCCATGAGGCCGATGGCCCCGCCCCACTACGACAACCCCATCGCCCCCCCGCAGAACTTCAACATGCCCCCCCAGCGCTTCCCCGAGCCCATAAACACTCAGTTCTCCGCCGGGCCGATGGCGTTCTCCGCTCAGCCCAACCTGCAGCCGGCAGGAAACTTCAACATGCAGCCGGCGCCACCGTTCAACCAGCCGGGACCCGCCCCCTTCTACAACCCCGCTGACCCCGCTGGCGCCATGCAGCAGCCGGTGAGTCACACGGTTCACAAATTAACAGGCAAAATGTTTGCTTCCCTCTCGGTGTGATGCTCCATGAGAGTCTTCAAACCCTTCAGGATCTCATTCAGACTCTGAAGATGTGAACTCAGATGCATCTTTACGTTGCTTCCAAACTTCTTCTGATTATTAAAAGGTTCTCTGGTTGTTTGTTTGCAGGTCAACATCTTGGGGAACCTCAGCCAGCCCTTCCTGCCTTCGAACCCAGTGCCTTTCGGACAGCAGAGTGAGTTCATCCTCCTGGTTTTaatgttaatgaatgaatgaagtgtcTCTAACTGGAGTTGTGTCTCTAACTGGTCTTGTGTCTCTAACTGGTGTTGTCTCTAACTGGTCTTGTGTCTCTAACTGGTGTTGTGTCCCTGCAGTTGGACAGGTCGCCCCTCCAGAGAACCACTTCGGTCAGGTCGACGTCAACGACCTGCTGACCAAACTCATCTCCAACGGCATCATCAAACCCTCGCAGCCCGACGCCGCTCCGACCCCCAGCGCCGGTCAGTGAAGCCGTCCTCGCgttgctgctgtttttgtattttacattatttggacattaaaataattcGAATTTTGTTTTCCAGAACCGAGTTCAACACCTCCGACAGCTCCTCCGCccgtggtggtggaggaggaggaagaggagttagaggtggaggaggaggacgaagatcTCCCAGACCTCACCGGCTTCAAAGTCGATGACATGAAACCGTGAGTGAACGAGTCGACTTCAGAGATGAAATGATCGGCAACTATTCTGATAGTTGATGGTCCTAAATGTGAAACATTCTCTGATTCTGGTTCAGCTCCTCAAATGTGACcttttttcatcatttcttcaagtttcttaaTGAATTGATCATGACTCGTTATTTGCAGCCGTAGTCGTCTGTTCCAtgatgttgttgtgaaatagaATGAGCTCCACGTGGTCTGACATCAGTGTTGTGACACATTCTGCCCCCCCCCCAGGCGTTACGAGAGCGTGGTGACCAAGCTGTACTCAGGGAACCAGTGCTGCCTGTGCAGCATGAGGTTCACTGCCGCTCAGACCGACCTGTACGCCGACCACCTGGACTGGCACTTCAGGCAGAACCACGCCGGCAAGGTCGCCAGCAAGAAGATCACACACCGCCGCTGGTACTACGGCCTCAGGGTGAGAACATCTCTACGTACGCACTGACCTTTAAAACAGCTGACGGTCGTCCCCGTGTTTAAactcatctgtgtttgtgtgcgtccGCCATCAGGACTGGGTCGAGTTCGAGGAGATCGCCGACCTGGAGGAGCGAGCCAAGAGTAATTTCTTTGAGAAGGAGAGCGAGGAGGATCTTCAGAAGAGCCAGGCGGCGCAGAAGGAGAAGGAGTTCCAGAGTGTGAAAGCCACCAAAGACCAAGTGGGAGAGGTGAGACTCACGGTTCAGCTGATTGATGTTACTGAAGATTCCCAATAATAGAAATACACCATGTGAGAGatcagaaataaaacaaacaagtcacatcatgttgttgtttttcctcctgtaGTCGTGTGAAATCTGTCAGGAGGCGTTTGAGACGTactgggtggaggaggaggaggattggTTCCTGAAGGACGCCCTCAGGGTGGACGAAAAGGTACGACACGCCGCCGCCACCAAGAATCTCACAAAATATATTAGTAGAATGTCAGAATAATATAAGTAAAATGTCCCAGAAATAttgataaaatgtctgaaaacttggtaaaaaactgatgtgaatatttgttttctctcGTCAGAACTTCCATCCCGCCTGTTTTGAAGATTATAAAAATGTAAGTAAccgatgaatgaataaatataaatactaatAATTCTGATTAAACCTCAGATGTTTGACGTGCTGCCGTTTGTCTCCTCAGACGTCGTCGTACCTCGACGTCACGCCGTCGCCCAACAAGCTGCTCACTGATCACCCGCTGAGCGCCTTCATAAAGaccgaagaggaggaggagggcgctTCCTGTGTTGttgccgccgccgctgctgctgcttccgcTGCGGCTGCTGCcatcgccgccgccgctgcctcagtcaaacaggaagtgaagacTGAGGCGTGCGAGCTCCCTGATgtgaaagaagaggaagaggaggttttAACAGACGAAGTGCAATGTGACGAGAACAAAGCGTAAAGCTCCacgttttctttgttttttagaaGAAACGTTGATTTTAGCGTGCGGAGGCGGCGTCCTCCTCAGCGACAATAActtgaatacatttttgtatttggaTCGTGCGCGACCATTTCAGGTCTCCTGTTTCTCTGTGAATTAATTTAAAGAACAACTGTTGTGTTTCCTTTTGGCTCAGAGATgtaaatgatttaatttataaattaaagtATTTTTGGTATCTCTGGTGTGGAACAGCTGCTGTGTGCTTCCTGTTGACGCTCTGTAAATacttgattattgattattgattatcgACGGGTAGTTTCAGGTGTTTAAAGGTAAGCATCATCCGATCGGACGACGGAAGACTCCGCCTGCTCTCCACCGATCGTTTCTCCGGAGGATCCGAGTCGTCGTCTCCTTTTTGTTTCTCGTTGTTTTCTTCAATAAAAGAGTCTGAAACTAGTTTGTGTGAAGCTGATTTCACTTTTCTGTCATTTAGGTTCAAACGTACAAATCAAATAAAGGTTCTAGTTGATTCAACGTCTCCGTTCTGATTTATTTCATCTCAACCACTCCTTTCTTTTAAATGGCTTAAAATGAGACGGGAgactttctcttcttttttctgttctttactctttctgtctttatctttcttttttttctcgtcttccttttttgtgtttcttttttttcttgtttctttgttCGATTCTCTTtcttagtttttctttttttctttctttctctttacttttttattttttattttctgcctcatttctatttttatttctcGTGtcgtctctttctctcctttcattTTCTTAACTTTCtcgtttcttttctttctttttatttactttcttttctttcttttttctcttctttactttctcttttctttcttttctttactttctcttctttctttacttgtttttctttttttttctttacttcctTACTCTTTTTCCTTCAATCTTTCCCCATCCTCCTCTctttactttctttctctcctctcatctttgGTCACATTTTCAGTAtgttatataattataaaaacCTCACATGCGtttaaatatctttttatttaaaatctttatttgtgttttcattctgCCGTCCAACAGAGAATCAGTTTATTCTTAACgtcaaacacatttaaatcaataatcaataatgaaacatCAGATTCaacacaattaaataaaaataataaaaataaacagctTCATTAAATATGCAGTTATCGTtctgacaataaaataaaaatgtttccaTGGCAACGCGGGTTACGGATATCAAAATGTGCTTTTAAACTCACCCAAAATGTTTTCACTACTTCATGCAGATAGTGTGAACTAAGAACActtctgaggtacttgtacttgtacctTTACGTGCTGCTTTATATCTCTAGCCCACCACATGTACGAGGGAAATATTTACTGTTGGAAGAAGtgcatttacttaagtaaaagtagtaataccacaattTAAaagtactctgttacaagtaaaagtcctgcatttaataTCATTCAGTTTACTTGtaaagagtatttttacacGGTTGTACTGGTACTTCTTTAAGTAAATTAAATGTTGTGATGTAGATTATCAAGTAGCATTAATACTCAAGTAACGTATAAATACCTCGACAGTACTTATATACAGTACTCGAGTCCATGTGTTATAGGTACTTTACAGTACCAGTGCTTACAATTCTTCTGCGtactgagtacttttacttttgatcctttaagtacattttgccaACAATACTTCGACTTAAGTTAAACTTTACTTTAAACATTAAGTGGTGACAttttgaagcagcagcaggttttTAAACTCCACAGATCTCAGTGTCGTCGAGTTCACTGGAACCACTTTGTTAAACGAGTTCACGGTGGATCCTTCACCTCCAGAAGCGGTAGACTCCCAGAGCGATGGCGAGGCAGGAGAACACCGTCGCTGTGGACGAACACAGGAGACaaaacaccttcaaccaaaaaCTACTTCATCTCACTTCTCTGTGTAACTAACTAAATATCTTTACTCAAGaactgcacttaagtacaaaactgaggtacttgtactttaaaaataaaaagattaatgatacaaaatataatcgACAAATAAATGAGGATCTGTTATTATAATTAgagatgtaagaaaatatcgatacacttgCATATCGCCATATTATGTTTGGTGATACTGCatcaattattaataaatagtttacatgcaaagatttgtggcagacactggaaatgtttctattcaattgtcaagcaaatttttaagttttttataAATGTCCAAAAGATATTagtaaatgtcttaaaaatatgattaaaatgtccaaaacatattagtaaaatgttgataaaatgtctgaaaaatattagtaaaatgtcttaaaaatatatgtaaaatgtcttaaaaatattagtaaaatgtctgaaaaatattagtgaaatgtctgaaaaatattagtaaaatgtcttaaaaatattagtaaaatgtcttaaaaatattagtaaaatgtcttaaaaatatatgtaaaatgtccaaaacatattagtaaaatgttgataaaatGACCGAAAAataatgtcttaaaaatattagtTAAATGTCTtaacaatttgaataaaatgtctgaaaaatattagtaagatgtctgaaaaacattattaaaatgttgCTGTTGTACATCAGTGTACTGTTTAATGTGATGGCGTACCTGCGAGGTAGCGGACCGTCTCCAGTTTGAGGGACTCCAGGACGGTTTTGAGCGACGCCACCTGCAGGTCGATCTTCCTGTTGATCTCCATGTTGTCGTGTTCGAGGTCGGCTTTCTGACCACGGGGAGACACAtggtggtgatgtcatcaaccAGCCACATCAACAACCAATCACATGGGATGAGATGGTGGTATTATACAGTCCGTTTACCTTGTGATGGAAGTCTGTACTGGCCTCCATCAGCTTCTTCTCCTGTTCAGTAAactaagaaaaacacaacatttacttttttaattatctATAACTAACTAACTTCCTGTTGTCCCTCTCTCTCGTCTTCGTCTCACCCCGTCAGTGATCCGGCTGCTCTGCAGGTTGATGTCCAGTTTGGTTTCTGCTCGGACTTTCAGACTCTCCTCCTGAACACAAACATCCACAAATCAAACATATCTCAACATACTGTAGATTATAAAAAACGTTGCTTTATATTCCAACAAACAGTTAAAACAGCTGCAGTCTTATAAACCAACATTGACACAgcagttaatataaaaatataaaaacacctTCTGACCTTCAGTCTGTTTTGTAGCTGCTCCAACTCTCGCTTCATTTTctacaagaaaataaaaacttaaaataatCACTCACATCAGTTTTgggaaatgtcagaaaataactGTGTTTGGGGAAATAAGTATCTTACAGAGATACTTTACAGAGATAAAGTATCTTAGTTTATCTCTGTAAACTAAGATACTTTACAGAGATAAAGTATCTTAGTTTATCTCCGTAAACTAAGATACTTTACAGAGATAAAGTATCTTAGTTTATCTTCGTAAACTAAGATACTTTACAGAGATAAAGTATCTTAGTTTATCTCTGTAAACTAATATACTTTACAGAGATAAAATATCTTAGTTTATCTCTGTAAACTAAGACACTTTACAGAGATAAAGTATCTTAGTTTATCTTCGTAAACTAAGATACTTTACAGAGATAAAGTATCTTAGTTTATCTCTGTAAACTAAGACACTTTACAGAGATGAAGTATCTTAGTTTACAGAGATAAAGTATCTTAGTTTATCTTTGTAAACTAAGACACTTTACAGAGATAAAGTATCTTAGTTTATCTCTGTAAACTAAGACACTTTACAGAGATGAAGTATCTTAGTTTACAGAGATAAAGTATCTTAGTTTGTCTCTGTAAACTAAGATACTTTGCAGAGATAAAGTATCTTAGTGTATCTTTGTAAACTAAGACACTTTAAAGAGATGAAGTATCTTAGTGCGATTAAAGAAGTAAAATGTTGACGTGTCGTCGTACCATGTTTTCAGAGCGAAGGTTGGCGAACTCGCTCTTCTCCAGGATCACCATGTCCTTCCTGATGGAGTCCAGGTGAGCCATGATCTGCTGCAGCGCGAtttcctccaagaaacaacaaagaaaacttTGTCCTCTCTGTTTGTAAGGTAACTCCCAAAcaagtcttttattttatttatttatttatttttaggtttGTACGACTGTTTATTAACACATCTGTTGGGTTTGTATGTTTACAAATTTGGGAAACTTTAATGAAAATTAAAGTGTAAAAAACACTAATCCAACTGGTTTAAATTGTCTCTTCCTACCTGGTGTGATTTGGTCACCATGTCTTTATAAACGATGTCCATGTTGGCCGTCGCCAGAGTGACGAGAGCTGAAACGATCAGCTCCGCCTGACGCTTCTCGAAACCTGAACAACGTAAAAACAACGTGTTGTCAATGACGACCTGCAGCGACGGTGGACAGGTTCAGATTTATAACTCCTCAGGAGAAGAGGATCAAtgcttcttatttttatttagtttgatTTCCTGACCGCTGCTCTCCAGCTCCGTCACCATGGAGTGGGAGTCGAAGGTGAGCTTCCGCTGCTCCAGGGGCATTAGTTCAACCTTCCTCATGTCAAAGGTCATCGCGGGCGCCGTCACGTGGAAACCTgccacacaaaaaacaaacatgttaacCTTAAAAAGGAAAAGTTAGACATTAAGTAaaatcctctccctctcttagATGTTCAGATTGATACCGCTTTgtatgtttttagtttttttactcTTAATTAGTACTcttattagtacttttactgtttatacagtgtggtattagtacttttactgtaacagagtatttctacagtgtagtattagtacttttactgtaacagagtatttctacagtgtggtattagtacttttactgtaacagagtatttctacagtgtggtattagtacttttactgtaacagagtatttctacagtgtagtattagtacttttactgtaacagagtatttctacagtgtggtattagtacttttaacACATCTCTGGTCCCAGGGTGCATTGCGGTCAGGGAGCagtttcttcttcctctgtttaTAAACAGTAACTCACCTCTCCAGGttctgaccatggatgtattaaaggttCTGCAGGTTCTGACCAGCTGCAGCGCGTTCATCCTGGAAGCTGTTGAGTTAATAGTTTCAGTAAAGTTcagttaaaacagtttaaaaccaGAGAAACAGTCTCTGTTAGGTTACACCATGGAGGAGATCAGTctgacagacaggaaacagttaCACAGCTCGAGGACGTCACATCCGGCCTGATGCTGCATTCAGGCACTGTAGGAACTATCAGAATCACTGTGGTCGCTGTGAAATAACCGGAAACAAcacgacaaaaaaaaattaaaatcatctcagaggtaaatattgtacttttttactgcactatattTATCTGAAATTTACTTTAGAAAGGTAGACATTAGTCTGAAAAGggctattctgcataatgagtacttttactgttggtactttaagtatatttagaTGTTAATATGTCTGTACTTTtattgcaggacttttacttgtaacagagtatttctacactgtattgctattttgttttacttaagtaaaagatctgaatacttcttcaacCACTGTTGATAATATAATTAagaatgtatacatatatatatgtgtgtgtgtgtgtatatatacattcttaataatattataaatatatataatatatatatataaaatattttttataattcgcgtggtcttttttattattatctattattttatttttttattgtgttttttttttaattttatgttggttttgtttcatttctgttgtccttttatgtttgtcacagctctttgtttatgtttatgcttcttctgtatgtagatgattttaatgttttctgctgttaccatggatactgacattttgaaattaaaaaaaaataaaaaaacttttaataaaaataaaaactcgaaataaactattaaattatcaCATAGCAGCTGGTACGTTTTCTCCGATGATTATTTATTAACATATtggtatatataatataatatatatttaaaccgGAAGTTCAGTCTTCACAGTGTCAGACACGGAAGCTGTCAATAAAGTTTACAGGTACACGTCACTGTCATGGCCGCCGCTGACAGCTGCAGCTGGTTTCCAGTTTTATCTTTGgctgtttctctcctcaaatgtctgTTTATCAACGCATAGTGAGTGGGAATTCTTTACTATGATCCTGTTACACCTAGTGAAGAAGTTTCAGATCGATTGATTCATTCTGTAGATAGATAATCTAAGATCTGCTGCTCAGgttgttagcatgttagcatgttagcatccaGCTGCAGAGAACTAAAGAGGAACACACACATCTACCTGATTGATCAGTTTAGTTTAACTATCCATTCAGATATGCACACATTAACTTCCAAATGGGATGAAACAAAacctaaaacaacaacaaataaaacgAGAAGTGagaaaagagactcaaaataaccaaaataacatttaaagggactgtttgtaagaatcctaaatgtgttgttaacagcttcacctgtggccgttaagtcaactaaagtcagcgtcctgttgctggcgcttgtgctcgctctacatagacatgaaggagcatcgctcaacacagtgaggagacacacgtcagctaaaagcacaatatcactctatatttcagctgcttggcagtaatgttagctgaccagaccaaggtctctccatgaatcaatgctgatcctagtgttggcttttcctgcctcagcctcccgaccgcggccggagggaacgggcgagacgccggagttttggtcggagacgataacgtttctctctgcggagccccgtcacttcacaagacacgggaaacctctgttggtctggaggagctgcagcagttatttctgcacaaacgtccactgaacattcactagatattctcagagctaaactaactcttctgcagtgtggagtgagcagcatgcacgtgagaggtggagagagagagagaaggagcgcggtgtgtgagtgaaggcaggcaaaggagcagagtacagcagagactccggtcctggagaccaaagctacggtctcccccgcgtcctccgaccgcggccaacactgtttaacagcttcactagatacaaccaagaggttttggtgcttcactggagtttgtgttggagtctgagtctgaacagcggagacacacgcgagactatgagacaccgaccagcaatgatttatacctgaAAGAAGTTAcagacagtccctttaaggaggGCTCGTTAATTTGCCAACAGGCACGTTTTTTAAAACACGGTTTAACACCTTAACTGATTCAATAACAACCTCTGGTTTATTCTGCGCTGATACAATCCAAGAAGCAGCATCACAGTCTGTAAACTCCTTTGCTTTGACTTTATTTGTGGCTTTAATTCTCAAATCAATAATCTGATATGGCCGTTATTTCATCACACAAGTTAACAAAATAGCATTCGACGTCTAACTATTG
This portion of the Sebastes umbrosus isolate fSebUmb1 chromosome 17, fSebUmb1.pri, whole genome shotgun sequence genome encodes:
- the pcf11 gene encoding LOW QUALITY PROTEIN: pre-mRNA cleavage complex 2 protein Pcf11 (The sequence of the model RefSeq protein was modified relative to this genomic sequence to represent the inferred CDS: deleted 2 bases in 2 codons); translation: MDCLLLAGYGTVGLSCSEMEDKAGREDACGDYQSSLEDLTFNSKPHINMLTILAEENRHCAKDIVAIIEAQISKAPSAEKLPVLYLVDSIVKNVGGEYLAVFAKNLITSFICVFEKVDENTRKSLFKLRSTWDDVFPLKKLYALDVRVNSVDPAWPIKPLPPTVNASASIHVNPKFLKQSEEAPSPQPAPTQPPAPPPPPAPPAPQPVPVPVPVPVVSPSSLTQEQLIRQQLLAKQKQLLELQQKKIELELEQTKAQLAGGFVIPTPVSTAAQSMSAKTTSQPAPVVRPWIPPQTQTDAKSTTRDPRLNRTGPPAASQSKEQPAGKKDGPATTGSPALTPEKSTRPDKVRTPRKEVSEEKPKLKPPSPMVKSVQSKNKQTEAETQKSADGTKKDPRLKKRTQDKTVESKDEDVKEKKRCTDKKEREEAAARVADLQRFNKGKMVNGSVPKHDRAESAEKPEFKTGGNARTHARKRTRSRSRSRSPASSPKRKDRPKSRARSSSLSPLPSHKLGKPRRVRADEPEHGKPGRGDRLVLKKNQSESRRSKRPAEDRHSESRDSHSPRSHDGGGGEVKEAPHRWRSGWEENKHPKLPEESHVKPAPQRHKQQYGTPTRPTTPRTPKHRLSVDANLQIPEALNTASKKDLLRRASKRLESGEISQEDFLNMAHQIKHFFQYQEEKQRSDSWDDDGEFSAKKLLASPTAAQPRPPRDRMDPAEVSYYEHKLKLRKTQVAHRAAGEEWEGEESPEEGVEEAGQGEKSPGQPLAHKYSRAPRERQGERRSKEREEPRPPLGPMIEEYNHGKEFPTLKALPGLRFRRRADPREPSEREWTSPLTERQRLDEHEEPKSGYDAPRRYGPAADSRNQQGPPLPGTVVHRKSPSPAGLDAPTPRFERERLSPLHQKDSAEMSPIPRFESPNSEHSDDGPLNLGPPPPPLPPKSILKAPSRVGQLSSVRQHSESPGHTPPHDGGHPPPRYDGPGHMGPSRPQPPGWYEGGGPGRYDDSSRFEGPHHQGPGRFDGGVPPHHNMPERFDGPHMSHGPMRGGDGMGRFDGPPHPQGPRRFDGPIGQQPPVRFEGPGPGPGHFEGPMQRFDAPRRFENNMAPGPGSGPMGFQQQRPMRFDGPPNQMGPMRFDGPMHFEAPGQPVPRFDIPNVPHQGGPPLYECPPGQQGLRFAPQHNLQQPMRPMAPPHYDNPIAPPQNFNMPPQRFPEPINTQFSAGPMAFSAQPNLQPAGNFNMQPAPPFNQPGPAPFYNPADPAGAMQQPVNILGNLSQPFLPSNPVPFGQQIGQVAPPENHFGQVDVNDLLTKLISNGIIKPSQPDAAPTPSAEPSSTPPTAPPPVVVEEEEEELEVEEEDEDLPDLTGFKVDDMKPRYESVVTKLYSGNQCCLCSMRFTAAQTDLYADHLDWHFRQNHAGKVASKKITHRRWYYGLRDWVEFEEIADLEERAKSNFFEKESEEDLQKSQAAQKEKEFQSVKATKDQVGESCEICQEAFETYWVEEEEDWFLKDALRVDEKNFHPACFEDYKNTSSYLDVTPSPNKLLTDHPLSAFIKTEEEEEGASCVVAAAAAAASAAAAAIAAAAASVKQEVKTEACELPDVKEEEEEVLTDEVQCDENKA
- the ccdc90b gene encoding coiled-coil domain-containing protein 90B, mitochondrial encodes the protein MNALQLVRTCRTFNTSMVRTWRGFHVTAPAMTFDMRKVELMPLEQRKLTFDSHSMVTELESSGFEKRQAELIVSALVTLATANMDIVYKDMVTKSHQEIALQQIMAHLDSIRKDMVILEKSEFANLRSENMKMKRELEQLQNRLKEESLKVRAETKLDINLQSSRITDGFTEQEKKLMEASTDFHHKKADLEHDNMEINRKIDLQVASLKTVLESLKLETVRYLAATVFSCLAIALGVYRFWR